CCAGGATGGCACATTTGATGATCACGGCCTGAAAGTTGCGCAAGCGTGCACCGCCTTGGCTGCACACGGACTTGAACCGCGGCACTTGCGGCCCTTTCAGGCTGCTGCCGAAAGAGAATTTGGTTTGGTTGAGCGAGCCGTTGGGCCCGTGTCCTCGCGTAAGGGCAGCACCTCAACTATGCGGGCGGCTGAGGCGGCCCGGGAAATAGCCGAGTTATGTTTGGGATTGCATAGTGCTCTGGTGCAGGCCCGGATAGCCGAAATGGAAACGCCGTGATTGAAGTAAAAATTGTCGGTGTTCGAATAGAGATGCCCTCAAATCAGCCGCTGGTCCTACTGCGTGAATTGATGGGTGAGCGTCATATCCCCATCTGGATAGGTGCCTCTGAGGCCACCGCCATAGCTTTGGCAGAGCAGGGCGTTGTGCCGCCAAGGCCTCTGACTCATGACCTGCTCTGCGGAGTTGTACTGGCTCTAGGCCACAGTATTTCTCAAGTGAACCTGACAAAAGTTGAAGACAGCGTCTTCTACGCCGAACTGGTTTTTGATAACGGAACCATCATTGGTTCGCGAGCCTCAGACGCCATCGCCATCGCTCAGCGAGCACAATGCCCCATTTGGGCTGCGGAGTCTCTCGTGGATGAAGCCGGGGTTGTCATTGGCGATCACGACCAGGATGGCAATGAGCAAGCTGTCGCTGACGATGAGGCGAAAGAACGTGAAGTACGTCAATTTAGGGAATTCCTCAATGAGGTCGAACCGGAAGACTTTGACAAGTAATTTCGCCGGATTTCACGTTTTTTGGACAATGTCTAAGGTTAAACTTGAAGCTGAAACTTTCGACACGGTTAAATTGTTGTGCAGACGTCTTTGACCTTGGTCCCGCACCCCTCTAACGTCGGAGTATCGAGTTCCCCATTGCAAGCTTCGGCTGGCACGGGCACACTTGAGGTACGAGCCCGTAAAGCTCGCCCTCGACGTGTCTGGCCTTGGCCGTGTGTCAGCAAACCAACCGTCCAGGGGGCTGTGAACAGGAGGATCCACGTGAGTGCTAAGAGTGACGCCGGCGAGCTAACGGCAGCCGTTGTCCCCAGCACTGCCATGAAGGCAGGTTCGCAGGGTTTGCTTTTCACTGAAGATCTGCCCGTACTGGATGAAAACGCAGGCTACCGAGGGCCAACAGCCTGCAAGGCCGCCGGTATCACCTACCGCCAACTGGATTACTGGGCCCGGACGGGACTGGTGGAACCTGCCGTGCGCGGAGCAGCCGGTTCCGGTTCGCAACGGCTCTATGGTTTCCGGGACATTCTCGTTTTGAAGGTTGTCAAGCGGTTGTTGGACACAGGTGTTTCGCTGCAGCAGATTCGCGCGGCCGTTGAACACCTGCGCGAACGTGGCGTTGAAGATCTGGCCCAAATCACTTTGATGAGTGATGGCGCATCAGTCTATGAATGCACCTCAGCGGATGAGGTCATTGACCTTGTCCAGGGTGGCCAAGGTGTCTTTGGGATCGCCGTGGGACGTGTCTGGCGAGAAGTTGAAGGTAGTTTGGCGTCGTTGCCCAGTGAGCATGCAGCTGTGCAGAGCTTCCCCGATGATGAGCTGGGTAAGCGCCGGGAAACCCGCAAGATTTCCTAGAACCAACTCTCCTAGAACCAACTACAGCTAGAAGTGGAACCGGGAAGAATTAGCAACAGGTTCTGGTTTTTGAGTCAGTCATGCTCAAATACATTTCCCCCTCAATGTGTATTTCAACTAGCCCGTAGTAATGGTTGAGACTCTCCACCACTGGAGAGCTAGTAACGGCTACTGTTAATGTGGTTTCATTTATTGGCCGGGCAAGAGCATCATGCTGGCGGCTCTTGGCGAAGTAGGCTTGCTCAGCCGCGGTAGAGGCGGCTGCGGGTGGCGCTTTGGTTCAGCACTGAATCCAACAAACTGTCAAAGAGAGCTGAGGCGTTCTTTGCCGAGTCTCCGGGCCACTGGTGCACAGGGTGCGCCGCACCCTGTATCTGCTGCCAGTTTGCCTGCTCAGGGATCGTGGGTGAGAGAAGCAGTTCGCCAAACATAGTCTTCATTTCAGACAATCTGTAGGCATGCTCATTGGAACCTGTGCGCACCCTGTTGGCAACGATGCCGGCAGGAACTAACGCTGGAGCGAATTCGGTGCGGAAAAGTTCAATAGCCCGAAGCGTGCGCTGTGTGCCGGCAACAGAGAACAGCCCAGGCTCGGCAACCAACAGCACCCGGCTACTTGCTGTCCACGCCATGCGGGTGAGCCCGTTTAGTGAGGGAGGGCAATCGATAAGCACTAGTTGGTATGGCGCTGTGCCGTCACGGTCTGCATTGGCTAAGATTGTGGCAAGGCGGCGAAGGTCTCGTTTGCCAAGATCTGGCCTATCGTAGATCCCGCTGAAGGCAGAGCCCATGGCGACGTCGAGCGTTGGTGTGCTTTCGTTCTCGCTCTGGTGCGCTGCAAGCCAACCACTGGGCACAACGTTGGCTGCTAAGTCAGCTTTACGAGAATTCTTGATCAGTTGACCGATGTCCAATTGCCCACGCGCGGCTACACCGAGCCCAGTGGTGGCGTCGGCATGGGGATCAAGATCGATCACCAAGGTTGGGATGCCGGCGGCCAAGGCTGCTGAGGCCAAGCCAAGCGTGACTGACGTTTTGCCGACGCCGCCTTTGAGGCTGCTGATACTCACTACTTGCACGGATGAACCATTACCCTTTGCGTTGCTTACCTAAATCTTGTGCTGCTGCGAATAGCTCTGACACATACAATAGCTGTGGAACGTTCGCGACTTGGAGAACCCATTGACAAACACCCCTGAGAATTTACCCGGGCGCCAAGACACAAACAACCTTGTGTCGGCCGTTTTTAGTGATCGACACATTGGGGTTACTGCGCAACCCCACGTTCATCATATGTTGAGCACCCTAGGATTCGCTTCTTTGGAGGAGCTTTCAACAGCCGCGCTGCCCAAATCCATCTACACCACAGCCCCCCTGGCCTTGCCGGCAGCCGCTTCGGAGGAAGCCATGCTTGCCGAGTTAAAGTCGTTGGCAGCGAAGAACACGCTGAACAAGTCATTTATCGGTCAAGGCTACTACGGCACGCACACCCCTGGGGTCATCCAACGCAACGTGCTGGAGTCTCCCGCGTGGTACACGGCATATACGCCGTACCAGCCGGAAATCTCCCAGGGCCGGCTCGAGGCGCTGCTGAATTTTCAAACAGTGGTGGCAGACCTGACCGGGATGGTGACAGCCAACGCTTCCATGCTTGATGAAGGAACGGCGGCAGCTGAGGCGGTGGCACTGATGCGCCGCAGTAATCGCACAGCAGCGCAGGATGCCGTCCTGTTGGTTGATGCTGATGCGTTCCCGCAGACTCTCGCTGTAGTGCATACGCGCGCCAAGGCCATGGGCATCCCGGTGCTAGCGCATAACTTTGATGAAAAGCTCCCTGATGTTGCGTTCTTTGGTGTGCTTCTGCAGTACCCGGGGGATTCCGGGCTCATCCGGGACATTGCCCCGATCATTGCCGCAGCCAAAGAACGGAAAGCCGTAGTAGCTGTGGCCGCTGACCTGCTGGCCCTGACCCTGCTGGAATCTCCGGGTGAGTTGGGTGCGGACCTTGCGGTGGGGACATCTCAACGTTTCGGCGTGCCTATGGGCTTTGGCGGCCCACACGCAGGGTACATGGCGGTTCGTCAGGGCCTTGAGCGCGCACTGCCTGGCCGCTTGGTGGGTGTCTCCAAGGATGCAGCGGGTAATCCGGGATACCGGTTGGCATTGCAGACCCGCGAGCAGCACATCCGCCGGGAGAAGGCCACCTCTAACATCTGCACCGCCCAAGTACTCTTGGCCGTCATGGCAGGCATGTACGCTCTCTACCACGGACCTGACGGGCTGCGCAGGATCGCTACCGCAGTACATACCCGCGCCAAGGCCGTAGCAACGGCGGCCACGGACTCCGGGCATGCCGTGGTGCACACAAACTACTTCGACACACTCAAAATTCGGGTCGCTGCTGGTAGCGGACATGCGGCAGCTGAACTAGTTGCAGCAGCCCACCGCGCAGGGATCCTCCTACGCCACGTTGACCACGACCATGTACAAATTGCGGTTGATGAAACTACTACGGATGCCGATGTAGCTGAAATTTCAAGGCTCTTAGCCGGTCAGGTGCCCGTTCAGAACGGTGGCACCGGGCCGGCGCGTGAGGCGAGGGAGGCCCGCGCCGTAGAATTGCCCACCCCCGCCCGCTCTACCGGATACATGAGCAACGCGGTGTTTCATGCGCACAACTCTGAAACGCAGATGCTGCGCTACCTGCGCAAACTTTCCGACGCGGACTACGCCCTTGACCGTGGCATGATTCCGTTGGGCTCGTGCACCATGAAATTGAATGCCACAGCCGAAATGGCGGCAGTGACCTGGCCGGAATTCTCCCAGTTACATCCCTTCGCACCGGCTACGGACACGGTAGGGATCGTAGAGCTGGCAACACAGTTGGAAGCGTGGTTGGCGGAGATCACCGGCTACGACGCTGTTTCTGTGCAACCCAATGCCGGCTCACAGGGGGAGTTTGCCGGGCTGATGGCTATCCGGGCTTTTCATGTGGAGAACGGCAACCCGGATCGCGATATCGTCTTGATCCCCACCTCTGCGCACGGTACTAATGCGGCCTCGGCTGTCATGGCAGGATTGAAAGTTGTTTCGGTTGCCACTGACGGATTTGGCAATATCGACATAGATGATCTGAAATGGCGGATCAACCTCCACGAAGAAAACTTGGCGGCCATCATGGTCACCTATCCTTCGACGCATGGTGTGTTTGAGACCTCGATCAGCAGCATTTGCGCCATGATTCACGACGCCGGTGGTCAGGTTTACGTTGATGGCGCCAACCTGAACGCTTTGGTTGGGTTGGCACAGCCGGGTAAGTTCGGTGCCGATGTTTCGCACCTGAATTTGCATAAGACTTTCTGCATTCCGCACGGCGGCGGGGGTCCTGGTGTTGGCCCGGTAGCCGTTGGTGCACATTTGGCCAAGCACTTGCCTGCCCGTGAGCTCGGAGCTAAGTCTTCGGTGGGGCTGGTCTCCAGTGCACCGTACGGTTCGGCGTCGATCCTGCCCATTTCGTGGGCCTACATTCGCATGATGGGCCCCGACGGACTCCGGCTGGCAACCCAGACAGCGATCCTGTCGGCAAACTACATCGCCCGCCGCTTGGGTGAGCACTACCCGGTCCTCTACACGGGCGCCCATGACCT
This genomic window from Arthrobacter sp. TMP15 contains:
- a CDS encoding bifunctional nuclease family protein; protein product: MIEVKIVGVRIEMPSNQPLVLLRELMGERHIPIWIGASEATAIALAEQGVVPPRPLTHDLLCGVVLALGHSISQVNLTKVEDSVFYAELVFDNGTIIGSRASDAIAIAQRAQCPIWAAESLVDEAGVVIGDHDQDGNEQAVADDEAKEREVRQFREFLNEVEPEDFDK
- a CDS encoding MerR family transcriptional regulator is translated as MSAKSDAGELTAAVVPSTAMKAGSQGLLFTEDLPVLDENAGYRGPTACKAAGITYRQLDYWARTGLVEPAVRGAAGSGSQRLYGFRDILVLKVVKRLLDTGVSLQQIRAAVEHLRERGVEDLAQITLMSDGASVYECTSADEVIDLVQGGQGVFGIAVGRVWREVEGSLASLPSEHAAVQSFPDDELGKRRETRKIS
- a CDS encoding ParA family protein, coding for MQVVSISSLKGGVGKTSVTLGLASAALAAGIPTLVIDLDPHADATTGLGVAARGQLDIGQLIKNSRKADLAANVVPSGWLAAHQSENESTPTLDVAMGSAFSGIYDRPDLGKRDLRRLATILANADRDGTAPYQLVLIDCPPSLNGLTRMAWTASSRVLLVAEPGLFSVAGTQRTLRAIELFRTEFAPALVPAGIVANRVRTGSNEHAYRLSEMKTMFGELLLSPTIPEQANWQQIQGAAHPVHQWPGDSAKNASALFDSLLDSVLNQSATRSRLYRG
- the gcvP gene encoding aminomethyl-transferring glycine dehydrogenase; translated protein: MSAVFSDRHIGVTAQPHVHHMLSTLGFASLEELSTAALPKSIYTTAPLALPAAASEEAMLAELKSLAAKNTLNKSFIGQGYYGTHTPGVIQRNVLESPAWYTAYTPYQPEISQGRLEALLNFQTVVADLTGMVTANASMLDEGTAAAEAVALMRRSNRTAAQDAVLLVDADAFPQTLAVVHTRAKAMGIPVLAHNFDEKLPDVAFFGVLLQYPGDSGLIRDIAPIIAAAKERKAVVAVAADLLALTLLESPGELGADLAVGTSQRFGVPMGFGGPHAGYMAVRQGLERALPGRLVGVSKDAAGNPGYRLALQTREQHIRREKATSNICTAQVLLAVMAGMYALYHGPDGLRRIATAVHTRAKAVATAATDSGHAVVHTNYFDTLKIRVAAGSGHAAAELVAAAHRAGILLRHVDHDHVQIAVDETTTDADVAEISRLLAGQVPVQNGGTGPAREAREARAVELPTPARSTGYMSNAVFHAHNSETQMLRYLRKLSDADYALDRGMIPLGSCTMKLNATAEMAAVTWPEFSQLHPFAPATDTVGIVELATQLEAWLAEITGYDAVSVQPNAGSQGEFAGLMAIRAFHVENGNPDRDIVLIPTSAHGTNAASAVMAGLKVVSVATDGFGNIDIDDLKWRINLHEENLAAIMVTYPSTHGVFETSISSICAMIHDAGGQVYVDGANLNALVGLAQPGKFGADVSHLNLHKTFCIPHGGGGPGVGPVAVGAHLAKHLPARELGAKSSVGLVSSAPYGSASILPISWAYIRMMGPDGLRLATQTAILSANYIARRLGEHYPVLYTGAHDLVAHECILDLRGITADSGVSVDDVAKRLIDYGFHAPTMSFPVAGTLMIEPTESEDLGEIERFIDAMIAIRKEIAAVQDGLWPTDDNPLGNAPHTAQSIAQVWGHPYSREEAVFPAGVDPRAKYWPVVRRIDQAFGDRNLVCSCPSMEELAGVF